The proteins below come from a single Streptomyces tubercidicus genomic window:
- a CDS encoding transcriptional regulator, producing MGWWEVSADTLAGSRFVISSLAETIAALKTLHRGSAAHPGERVWLARHGAAYRGRLAADPVTAALVRAALGHRWNATFLTPTPAVEPPSFTDELASVRATSPATARADLAVSLAGRPLPGPLRRADDLPERTAGLLEWVWQEAVLPYWPRHRRVLEADVLTRSAQLSRGGWAAALDGMRPGMRWLGANRLQITADDHPPRELAGAQLLFVPVTARQSWVSWEVRPAPDGQRSAVVYPCSGVLAGTGGVAVPEALGALLGPARAGVLVLLGTPKSTTQLVALTGQGLGSVGRHLRVLFDARLVGRRRVGRSVLYFRTGAGEGLVAAQCDG from the coding sequence ATGGGCTGGTGGGAAGTCAGCGCGGACACTCTCGCCGGCAGCCGCTTTGTGATCTCCTCGCTGGCCGAGACCATCGCCGCGCTGAAGACCCTGCACCGGGGCTCGGCCGCGCATCCGGGGGAGCGTGTCTGGCTCGCGCGCCATGGGGCCGCCTATCGCGGGCGGCTGGCCGCTGACCCGGTCACCGCCGCGCTGGTCCGGGCCGCTCTGGGACACCGCTGGAACGCGACCTTCCTGACTCCCACCCCGGCCGTGGAACCGCCTTCCTTCACCGACGAGTTGGCGTCCGTCCGGGCGACCTCCCCCGCTACCGCCCGCGCCGATCTGGCCGTTTCCCTGGCGGGTCGGCCGCTCCCCGGCCCGCTGCGCCGCGCCGACGACCTGCCCGAGCGCACCGCCGGCCTTCTGGAGTGGGTGTGGCAGGAAGCGGTGCTGCCGTACTGGCCACGGCACCGGCGGGTCCTGGAGGCGGATGTGCTCACCCGTAGCGCGCAGTTGAGCCGGGGTGGCTGGGCCGCGGCGCTGGACGGGATGCGCCCCGGGATGCGCTGGCTCGGCGCGAACCGGCTGCAGATCACGGCGGACGACCATCCGCCGCGCGAACTCGCCGGGGCACAGCTGCTGTTCGTCCCCGTCACAGCGCGTCAGAGCTGGGTCTCGTGGGAGGTCCGGCCGGCCCCGGACGGGCAACGGTCCGCCGTGGTGTATCCGTGCTCGGGTGTGCTGGCCGGGACCGGCGGGGTGGCGGTGCCCGAGGCGCTGGGTGCCTTGCTGGGCCCCGCGCGGGCGGGCGTACTCGTCCTGCTCGGCACTCCCAAGAGCACCACCCAGCTCGTGGCGCTGACCGGCCAGGGCCTGGGGTCGGTCGGCCGGCACCTCAGGGTGCTCTTCGATGCCCGGCTGGTCGGCCGGCGCCGGGTCGGGCGGTCGGTGCTCTATTTCCGGACCGGGGCCGGTGAGGGCTTGGTGGCGGCGCAGTGTGACGGGTGA
- a CDS encoding MFS transporter has translation MRTYRQLFRTAEFTPFFLTSALQMGAQTTSGLALGHQIYAATGSPLLSALAMFGPALAQVIGAATLLSAADRIPPRAALTGLALLLGLGTAVQALPALPVWAVFAVLLALGPVSSLGGGVRYGLLHEILAREGYLLGRSVLNMSAGLLQICGFAAGGVLVTVLSARGALLVGAALYAAAAAVTRCGLGRRPPRAAGRPSVADTWRDNARLWSAAPRRTVYLALWVPNGLIVGCESLYVPYAPRHAGLLFACGALGMLVGDILIGRCVPGRWRPRLCVPLCLLLAVPYLLFAVRPALPLAVATVLLATLGYAANLPLQERLMALTPAELSGHALGLHSSGMLTLQGLGAALAGAVAERTSPTTAMAAMAAASVVVTVALAPGLRPLVPERPSVSECPSVPERPSVPERPPAQDGGDTGGGTAPGTAPARKPTRKLTPAQRELPPVRPSAGA, from the coding sequence GTGCGTACCTACCGACAGCTCTTCCGTACAGCGGAGTTCACCCCCTTCTTCCTGACCTCCGCGCTCCAGATGGGGGCGCAGACGACGAGCGGACTCGCCCTGGGCCACCAGATCTACGCCGCGACCGGCTCCCCGCTGCTCTCCGCCCTCGCCATGTTCGGCCCGGCCCTCGCCCAGGTGATCGGCGCGGCGACCCTGCTCTCGGCGGCCGACCGGATACCGCCGCGCGCCGCACTGACCGGCCTGGCCCTGCTCCTCGGCCTGGGCACCGCCGTCCAGGCCCTCCCCGCACTGCCCGTGTGGGCGGTGTTCGCCGTCCTCCTGGCGCTCGGCCCGGTCTCGTCGCTGGGCGGCGGAGTGCGCTACGGGCTGCTCCACGAGATCCTCGCGCGCGAGGGTTATCTACTGGGCCGCTCGGTGCTCAATATGTCCGCGGGCCTGTTGCAGATCTGCGGGTTCGCGGCCGGTGGTGTGCTCGTGACCGTCCTCTCGGCGCGCGGCGCCCTGCTCGTCGGTGCCGCGCTGTACGCCGCCGCCGCGGCCGTCACCCGGTGCGGTCTGGGCCGGCGGCCGCCGCGCGCAGCGGGCCGTCCCTCGGTGGCCGACACCTGGCGCGACAACGCCCGACTGTGGTCCGCCGCTCCCCGCCGCACCGTCTATCTCGCCCTGTGGGTGCCCAACGGGCTGATCGTCGGCTGTGAGTCGCTCTATGTGCCCTACGCGCCCCGGCATGCGGGCCTCCTCTTCGCCTGTGGTGCCCTCGGCATGCTGGTCGGGGACATCCTGATCGGCCGCTGCGTTCCCGGGCGGTGGCGGCCACGGCTCTGCGTCCCGCTGTGTCTGCTGCTCGCCGTGCCCTATCTGCTGTTCGCCGTACGCCCGGCGCTCCCCCTCGCGGTGGCCACCGTGCTGCTCGCCACCCTCGGCTATGCGGCGAACCTCCCCCTGCAAGAACGCCTGATGGCACTCACCCCGGCCGAACTGAGCGGCCACGCCCTGGGGTTGCACTCCTCCGGCATGCTGACCCTGCAAGGTCTCGGCGCCGCGCTCGCGGGCGCGGTCGCGGAGCGGACCTCGCCCACGACCGCGATGGCGGCGATGGCGGCCGCGTCGGTCGTGGTCACGGTGGCCCTGGCGCCCGGTCTGCGGCCGCTGGTGCCGGAACGCCCGTCGGTGTCGGAATGCCCGTCGGTGCCGGAACGCCCGTCGGTGCCGGAACGCCCACCGGCGCAGGACGGCGGCGACACCGGCGGCGGGACCGCCCCCGGCACCGCCCCCGCCAGAAAACCAACCCGGAAACTCACCCCAGCGCAGCGGGAATTACCCCCTGTGCGGCCCTCCGCAGGGGCCTGA
- a CDS encoding class I SAM-dependent methyltransferase yields the protein MDRNIRTVDDVLRLLDGLFVPEADRWTSGAASWWDGFYADRGRAVPFFVAKPDENLVSYLERGLIAPGRALDLGCGPGRNALHLASLGFEVDAVDLSPAAIAWAGERAREAGAEIRFHCGDAFVLAAGTELGGPYDLIHDSGCFHHLPPHRRISYLALLDRALAPGGHLALTCFAAGEMGSELPDGDFYRQSRLHGGLAYTPESLRWIFSDLTEIELRRMHDEPPESPYFGEPFLWTALFRRDARP from the coding sequence ATGGACCGGAACATCCGCACCGTGGACGACGTACTCAGGCTGCTGGATGGCCTGTTCGTGCCGGAGGCCGACCGGTGGACGAGTGGGGCGGCCTCGTGGTGGGACGGCTTCTACGCGGACCGCGGCAGGGCGGTGCCGTTCTTCGTGGCCAAGCCGGACGAGAACCTCGTCTCGTACCTCGAACGCGGGCTGATCGCCCCGGGCCGGGCGCTCGATCTGGGCTGCGGGCCGGGCCGCAATGCGCTCCATCTCGCCTCGCTGGGCTTCGAGGTGGACGCCGTCGACCTCTCCCCGGCGGCCATTGCCTGGGCCGGGGAGCGCGCCCGAGAGGCGGGCGCCGAGATCCGTTTCCACTGCGGCGACGCGTTCGTCCTGGCGGCCGGGACCGAACTCGGCGGCCCGTACGACCTGATCCATGACTCGGGCTGCTTCCACCATCTGCCGCCGCACCGCCGCATCAGCTACCTCGCCCTGCTCGACCGGGCACTCGCCCCCGGCGGCCATCTCGCGCTCACCTGCTTCGCGGCGGGCGAGATGGGCTCCGAACTCCCCGACGGCGACTTCTACCGCCAGTCGCGCCTGCACGGCGGCCTCGCCTACACCCCCGAATCGCTGCGCTGGATCTTCTCCGACCTGACGGAGATCGAACTGCGCCGGATGCACGACGAGCCGCCGGAGTCCCCGTACTTCGGCGAACCCTTCCTCTGGACGGCCCTGTTCCGGCGCGACGCCCGGCCCTGA
- a CDS encoding LysR family transcriptional regulator, translating into MTRRTTLNLPQLRAFLAVVDAGGFSAAAAELGMSQSAVSHAVASLERELAAPLLIRAHPVRTTVLGERVLPHARMALSAVRSVEQLAAEATGTMTGTVRLAATPTVCQGLVPGLLRHWREDQPLVTVRVFEGDSSEVSAWLEDGTADAAVLIDPPPATAGSYPHPGVQLATDGYRALLPRDHPLAEEPAIDLRDLEDDPFLISPNGCEARVRTIHRLAGLRFSPTHRVRDLATLISMVQAGIGVTVLSEVSRSLIPADLVLLPLKPDTSRRLVLTGPQNRLWHPALRTLADSAAGHLAHTASCTAGPAVGQPLPSRSG; encoded by the coding sequence ATGACCCGCCGTACGACCCTGAATCTGCCCCAGCTGAGGGCCTTTCTCGCCGTCGTCGACGCGGGCGGGTTCAGCGCGGCAGCCGCCGAGCTGGGCATGAGCCAGTCGGCGGTGTCGCACGCCGTCGCCTCCCTGGAACGGGAGTTGGCCGCCCCGCTGCTGATCCGTGCCCACCCGGTGCGGACGACCGTGCTCGGTGAGCGGGTCCTGCCGCATGCCCGTATGGCGCTGTCGGCGGTCCGGTCGGTGGAGCAGCTCGCGGCCGAGGCCACCGGGACCATGACCGGCACCGTGCGGCTGGCCGCCACACCAACGGTCTGTCAGGGGCTGGTGCCCGGCCTGCTCCGTCACTGGCGTGAGGATCAGCCGCTGGTCACCGTAAGGGTCTTCGAGGGCGACAGCTCTGAGGTCTCGGCCTGGCTGGAGGACGGGACCGCCGATGCCGCCGTCCTGATCGACCCTCCTCCGGCCACCGCCGGGAGCTACCCCCACCCCGGCGTCCAGCTCGCCACGGACGGGTACCGGGCCCTGCTGCCCCGGGACCACCCGCTCGCGGAAGAGCCCGCTATCGACCTCCGTGACCTGGAGGACGACCCGTTCCTGATATCGCCCAACGGTTGCGAGGCCAGGGTCCGTACGATCCATCGCCTGGCCGGGCTGCGCTTTTCCCCCACGCACCGGGTACGGGACCTGGCGACACTGATCAGCATGGTGCAGGCCGGTATCGGCGTGACCGTCCTGTCCGAGGTCTCCCGCTCGCTGATCCCCGCCGACCTGGTCCTGCTCCCGCTGAAGCCGGACACCTCGCGCCGCCTCGTCCTGACCGGCCCGCAGAACCGTCTCTGGCACCCGGCGCTGCGCACCCTGGCGGACTCGGCCGCCGGTCATCTGGCGCACACCGCCTCCTGTACGGCCGGACCGGCGGTCGGACAGCCCCTGCCCAGCCGCAGCGGCTGA
- a CDS encoding tautomerase family protein, with amino-acid sequence MPYFRVTVPDPDLPTDIQRALAEGLTRLAVTVLHKDRARTIVHLSLVPPGRYYVDGTPLTGGRDAHVEATLTAGTNSAAEKAAFIAAADELLSDLLGPLPRSGVALHELHPESYGYNGVTQFDYYRRAVDAPHTPATTAAPAAR; translated from the coding sequence ATGCCATACTTCCGGGTCACCGTCCCCGACCCCGACCTCCCCACCGACATCCAGCGCGCCCTTGCCGAGGGGCTGACGCGGCTGGCGGTCACCGTGCTGCACAAGGACCGCGCACGCACCATCGTCCACCTCAGCCTGGTTCCGCCGGGCCGCTACTACGTCGACGGCACACCGCTGACCGGCGGCCGTGACGCGCATGTGGAGGCCACTCTCACCGCGGGCACCAACAGTGCCGCGGAGAAGGCCGCCTTCATCGCCGCGGCCGATGAGCTGCTCTCGGACCTCCTCGGCCCCCTCCCCCGGTCCGGCGTCGCCCTGCACGAACTGCACCCGGAGAGCTACGGCTACAACGGAGTGACCCAGTTCGACTACTACCGGCGGGCCGTGGACGCACCGCACACCCCTGCCACCACGGCCGCTCCCGCCGCCCGCTGA
- a CDS encoding LysE family transporter, whose amino-acid sequence MTADDVTADGMTAHGVTEILTDAFLPGLWAGYALAVPVGALAVLLVSVTARTSFRVGASAALGVATADGLYALAAVVGGAALSRAVAPAAGPLRSLAAVILLGMAIRTAVRALRQRGRGDRGDRGDRGDRDVLGRPGRAYLAFLGLTLINPWAVLYFSALVLAGGAGTPGAGAAGSAAFVAAVITASVSWQLFLAAGGAVLGRTLTGPRGRVVTALLSAVVISALAVGLLLRG is encoded by the coding sequence ATGACTGCGGACGACGTGACTGCGGACGGCATGACTGCGCATGGCGTGACCGAGATCCTGACCGATGCCTTTTTGCCGGGCCTGTGGGCGGGCTATGCGCTGGCCGTTCCCGTCGGTGCGCTGGCCGTGCTGCTGGTGAGCGTAACCGCCCGGACGTCGTTCCGGGTCGGTGCCTCGGCGGCGCTCGGGGTGGCCACCGCCGACGGCCTCTACGCACTGGCCGCGGTCGTCGGTGGCGCCGCCCTCTCCCGTGCGGTCGCCCCGGCCGCGGGGCCGCTGCGCTCGCTCGCGGCCGTCATCCTGCTCGGCATGGCGATCCGGACCGCTGTACGGGCACTGCGCCAACGTGGTCGGGGAGACCGGGGAGACCGGGGAGACCGGGGAGACCGGGACGTGCTGGGACGCCCCGGCCGGGCCTATCTCGCCTTCCTGGGGCTGACCTTGATCAACCCCTGGGCAGTCCTCTACTTCTCCGCGCTGGTGCTGGCCGGCGGTGCGGGGACCCCGGGGGCCGGGGCCGCCGGATCCGCCGCCTTCGTGGCGGCCGTGATCACCGCCTCCGTGAGCTGGCAGCTGTTCCTGGCCGCGGGCGGAGCCGTACTGGGCAGGACGCTGACCGGCCCACGGGGGCGGGTCGTCACCGCGCTGCTCTCCGCCGTGGTGATCTCGGCGCTGGCGGTCGGACTGCTGCTCCGCGGCTGA
- a CDS encoding LysR family transcriptional regulator yields the protein MIDPRLQTLRVLHERGTVTATAEALYLTPSTVSQQLRQLSARLGLELLEPSGRNIRLTPAALALVEHADALFARWEEARADLAGYADGVAGRLRITGVATAIAGVIAPAAARLRAELPRLAVEIGEDPGENRFELLLAGRADIAVVIPAPGGPPPDDARFVQQPVLEEPQDLLVPDGHRFAGRAAQGVTLAEASAESWIRAGDPADQHQLLLTACATAGFTPRVRHDAVDWYAVAALVAYGFGIALVPRLAPVPERCPVVRVPLRGEPLPVRRFLAAVRRGSERRPPIARGLAALRAAAGEREAKGV from the coding sequence ATGATCGATCCCCGGCTGCAGACCCTGCGCGTCCTCCATGAGCGGGGCACCGTCACCGCGACCGCCGAGGCGCTGTATCTGACCCCGTCGACGGTCTCCCAGCAGCTGCGGCAGCTTTCGGCCCGGCTCGGGCTGGAGCTGCTGGAGCCCTCAGGCCGCAACATACGCCTGACGCCGGCCGCGTTGGCGCTGGTCGAGCACGCGGATGCGCTGTTCGCACGCTGGGAGGAGGCTCGCGCGGATCTCGCGGGGTACGCGGACGGGGTGGCCGGGCGGCTGCGGATCACGGGGGTGGCGACGGCGATTGCCGGGGTGATCGCACCGGCGGCGGCGCGGCTGCGTGCGGAGCTGCCGCGGCTGGCGGTGGAGATCGGCGAGGACCCGGGCGAGAACCGTTTCGAGCTGCTGCTGGCCGGCCGGGCGGACATCGCGGTGGTGATCCCGGCGCCGGGCGGCCCCCCGCCTGACGATGCGCGCTTCGTTCAGCAGCCGGTCCTGGAGGAGCCGCAGGATCTGTTGGTGCCGGACGGGCACCGGTTCGCCGGGCGGGCGGCGCAGGGGGTGACGCTGGCGGAGGCGTCGGCGGAGAGCTGGATCCGGGCCGGCGATCCGGCCGATCAGCATCAGCTGCTGCTGACCGCCTGTGCCACGGCGGGCTTCACCCCGCGGGTGCGCCATGACGCGGTGGACTGGTACGCGGTCGCCGCGCTGGTCGCGTACGGCTTCGGCATCGCTCTGGTGCCGAGGCTGGCGCCGGTGCCGGAGCGGTGTCCGGTCGTTCGGGTGCCGCTGCGCGGGGAGCCGCTGCCGGTACGGCGGTTCCTGGCGGCGGTGCGGCGGGGCAGTGAGCGCCGGCCCCCGATCGCCCGCGGGCTGGCGGCGCTGCGCGCGGCCGCGGGCGAACGGGAGGCGAAGGGGGTGTGA
- a CDS encoding EF-hand domain-containing protein gives MADMEKARAAFDRFDADGDGQVTPEEFKHAMAEMGDAFVTGPVAEAVIKSKDTDSDGRMSFDEFWQALQR, from the coding sequence ATGGCAGACATGGAGAAGGCCAGGGCGGCGTTCGACCGGTTCGACGCGGACGGCGACGGCCAGGTCACGCCGGAGGAGTTCAAGCACGCGATGGCCGAGATGGGCGACGCGTTCGTCACCGGCCCGGTCGCCGAGGCGGTCATCAAGTCCAAGGACACCGACAGCGACGGCCGGATGTCCTTCGACGAGTTCTGGCAGGCCCTGCAGCGCTGA
- the uvrA gene encoding excinuclease ABC subunit UvrA, giving the protein MADSYVRVRGAREHNLRTIDVDIPRDALVAFTGVSGSGKSSLAFGTLYAEAQRRYFESVAPYARRLIHQVGAPKVEDITGLPPAVALEQRRSAPTSRSSVGTVTTLSNTLRMLFSRAGDYPEGTAERLDSDAFSPNTAAGACPECHGLGTVHRVTEQSLVPDPALSIGEGAIAAWPGAWQGKNLRDILAALGHDIDRPWRELPQADRDWILFTDEQPVVTVHPVRDVGRIQRPYKGQYMSARRYVLHTFADSKSETLRKRVQGFMVAEPCPVCAGRRLRPEALAVTFEGQDIAALAAMPLGALAELLRPTAARADDEVAPTLARDLVARIEVLTELGLGYLSMDRPSPTLSAGELQRLRLATQLRSGLFGVVYVLDEPSAGLHPADTESLLTVLGRLKEAGNSLFVVEHDMDVVRRADWIVDIGPRAGEHGGQVLHSGPVAGLADATASATRRFLFDTAPPAARTVRRPAGTLTLHGVTLHNLRGLDAAFPLGVFTAVTGVSGSGKSTLVTRVLAEAVREHLGDGAADTGEDAAEAGPMARAQLTGAEGLAAIDRLVRVDQKPIGRTPRSNLATYTGLFDAVRKVFAATDAARARGYTAGRFSFNVAAGRCETCQGEGFVAVELLFLPGTYAPCTACHGARYNPETLEITYRDRTIADVLALTVDAAADFLADIPAAARSLRTLQDVGLGYLRLGQPATELSGGEAQRIKLATELQRTRRGHTLYLLDEPTTGLHPADTEVLLRQLHGLVDAGHTAVVVEHDMGVVAGADHVIDLGPGGGADGGRIVAAGTPAEVAAAPGSRTAPYLARRRAQPEAS; this is encoded by the coding sequence ATGGCCGACTCGTACGTACGGGTGCGCGGCGCCCGTGAGCACAACCTCCGCACCATCGATGTGGACATCCCGAGGGACGCGCTGGTCGCGTTCACCGGGGTGTCCGGGTCGGGCAAATCCTCCCTCGCCTTCGGCACCCTCTACGCCGAGGCGCAGCGCCGCTACTTCGAGTCGGTGGCCCCCTACGCCCGGCGGCTGATCCACCAGGTCGGCGCGCCCAAGGTCGAGGACATCACCGGACTGCCGCCCGCCGTCGCGCTGGAGCAGCGGCGCTCCGCGCCCACCTCCCGCTCCTCGGTCGGCACCGTCACCACCCTCTCCAACACCCTGCGGATGCTGTTCTCCCGCGCCGGCGACTACCCGGAGGGCACGGCCGAACGGCTCGATTCCGACGCCTTCTCGCCCAACACCGCGGCCGGCGCCTGCCCGGAGTGCCACGGCCTGGGCACCGTCCACCGCGTCACGGAGCAGTCCCTCGTCCCCGACCCGGCGCTCTCCATCGGGGAGGGCGCCATCGCCGCCTGGCCCGGCGCCTGGCAGGGCAAGAACCTCCGCGACATCCTCGCGGCCCTCGGCCATGACATCGACCGGCCGTGGCGCGAGCTGCCGCAGGCCGACCGCGACTGGATCCTGTTCACCGACGAACAGCCCGTCGTCACCGTCCACCCCGTACGCGACGTGGGCCGGATCCAGCGCCCCTACAAGGGCCAGTACATGAGCGCCCGGCGCTATGTGCTGCACACCTTCGCCGACTCCAAGAGCGAGACCCTGCGCAAGCGCGTCCAGGGGTTCATGGTCGCCGAACCCTGCCCGGTGTGCGCCGGGCGGCGGCTGCGCCCCGAGGCGCTGGCCGTGACCTTCGAGGGCCAGGACATCGCAGCCCTCGCCGCGATGCCGCTGGGTGCCCTCGCCGAACTGCTGCGCCCCACCGCCGCACGGGCGGACGACGAGGTGGCCCCGACGCTGGCCCGCGACCTGGTGGCGCGGATCGAGGTGCTCACCGAACTCGGGCTGGGCTACCTCAGCATGGACCGGCCCTCGCCCACCCTGTCCGCCGGGGAACTCCAGCGGCTGCGGCTGGCCACCCAGCTGCGCTCCGGCCTCTTCGGCGTCGTCTACGTCCTGGACGAGCCCTCCGCCGGACTGCACCCCGCCGATACGGAGTCCCTGCTCACGGTGCTCGGCCGGCTCAAGGAAGCGGGCAACTCGCTGTTCGTCGTCGAGCACGACATGGACGTGGTGCGGCGCGCCGACTGGATCGTGGACATCGGCCCGCGCGCCGGGGAACACGGCGGACAGGTGCTGCACAGCGGTCCGGTCGCCGGGCTCGCGGACGCCACCGCCTCCGCCACCCGCCGGTTCCTCTTCGACACCGCACCGCCCGCCGCGCGCACGGTGCGCCGCCCCGCGGGCACCCTCACCCTGCACGGCGTCACCCTGCACAATCTGCGCGGCCTGGACGCCGCCTTCCCGCTCGGCGTCTTCACCGCCGTCACCGGTGTCTCGGGATCCGGCAAATCGACGCTGGTCACCCGCGTGCTCGCGGAAGCCGTACGCGAGCACCTCGGCGACGGGGCGGCCGATACGGGCGAGGACGCCGCCGAGGCCGGGCCGATGGCCCGTGCACAACTCACCGGCGCCGAGGGCCTGGCGGCGATCGACCGGCTGGTGCGCGTCGACCAGAAGCCGATCGGCCGGACCCCGCGCTCCAACCTCGCCACCTACACCGGCCTCTTCGACGCCGTACGCAAGGTCTTCGCCGCCACCGACGCGGCCCGCGCCCGCGGCTACACCGCCGGCCGGTTCTCCTTCAACGTCGCCGCCGGCCGCTGTGAGACCTGCCAGGGCGAGGGCTTCGTCGCCGTCGAACTGCTCTTCCTGCCCGGTACGTACGCGCCCTGCACCGCCTGCCACGGCGCCCGCTACAACCCCGAGACCCTGGAGATCACCTACCGGGACCGCACCATCGCCGATGTCCTCGCGCTGACCGTGGACGCCGCCGCGGACTTCCTCGCCGACATCCCGGCCGCCGCCCGCAGTCTGCGCACCCTCCAGGACGTGGGCCTGGGCTATCTGCGGCTCGGCCAGCCCGCGACCGAGCTGTCCGGTGGCGAGGCCCAGCGCATCAAGCTCGCCACCGAACTCCAGCGCACCCGCCGCGGCCACACCCTCTACCTCCTCGACGAGCCCACCACCGGACTGCACCCCGCCGACACCGAGGTGCTGCTGCGCCAGCTGCACGGCCTGGTCGACGCGGGCCACACCGCGGTGGTCGTCGAGCACGACATGGGGGTGGTGGCCGGTGCCGACCACGTCATCGACCTCGGTCCCGGCGGCGGAGCGGACGGCGGCCGGATCGTGGCGGCGGGCACCCCGGCCGAGGTCGCGGCCGCCCCGGGGAGCCGGACCGCCCCCTACCTGGCGAGGCGGAGGGCGCAGCCGGAGGCATCTTGA
- a CDS encoding NAD(P)/FAD-dependent oxidoreductase: MTARPIAVVGASAAGLAAAEALRRGGWRGPLTLIGDEPHLPYDRPPLSKQLLHGAWEPDRLLLRTAEQLAPLDLDLRLGTRATGLDVATRTLTLDGGVGVPPLEQGREWGRLACAGVIIATGVAARTLPGADRIAGVHTLRTLDEALALRGELAHGGAPGSGGAAAGEGGGGRRLVIVGNGVLGCEAAAVARELGHDVTLVGIEATPMAAAVGTEVGELLAEEHRARGVRLRTGAVEGFETAPADPAGTGDPRVTAVRLANGGAGRGGGARLPADLVLLAIGSRPAVEWLADPALDTIDGLRCDAYCAAAPGIYAAGDVARWDHPVHGRPLRFEHRMNATEQGMAAARNLLAELAATDPAATGAGDGAPAQERRPFAPVPYFWSDQYGLKLQAYGLTAGADRVETTVLDRAERRALALYGRDGRAVGVLAAGIPPRQLRALRAVVATPLPWEEARERIGAATAAG, encoded by the coding sequence ATGACCGCCCGGCCGATCGCCGTCGTGGGCGCCTCCGCGGCCGGGCTCGCCGCGGCCGAGGCGCTGCGCCGTGGCGGCTGGCGCGGCCCGCTCACCCTCATCGGGGACGAGCCCCATCTCCCGTACGACCGGCCGCCGTTGTCCAAGCAGCTGCTGCACGGCGCCTGGGAGCCGGACCGCCTGCTGCTGCGCACCGCCGAACAGCTTGCCCCGCTCGACCTCGATCTGCGGCTCGGCACCCGGGCCACCGGCCTCGATGTGGCCACCCGCACCCTCACCCTCGACGGCGGGGTGGGGGTCCCCCCGCTTGAGCAAGGTCGAGAGTGGGGGAGGCTCGCCTGCGCCGGCGTGATCATCGCGACCGGTGTCGCGGCCCGTACGCTGCCCGGTGCCGACCGCATCGCCGGGGTGCACACCCTGCGCACCCTCGATGAGGCACTGGCGCTGCGCGGCGAGCTGGCCCATGGGGGTGCCCCCGGCAGTGGGGGCGCAGCCGCCGGGGAAGGGGGAGGTGGCCGCCGCCTGGTGATCGTCGGAAACGGTGTACTGGGCTGCGAAGCCGCTGCGGTGGCACGGGAGTTGGGGCACGACGTCACCCTCGTCGGCATCGAGGCGACACCGATGGCCGCCGCTGTTGGCACGGAGGTCGGCGAACTGCTCGCCGAGGAGCACCGCGCCCGGGGCGTCCGGCTGCGCACCGGCGCGGTGGAGGGGTTCGAGACGGCGCCCGCCGACCCGGCCGGTACCGGCGACCCGCGCGTCACCGCCGTACGACTGGCCAATGGGGGCGCCGGGCGAGGGGGAGGCGCCCGGCTGCCGGCCGACCTGGTGCTGCTGGCGATCGGATCCCGGCCCGCCGTCGAGTGGCTGGCCGACCCGGCCCTGGACACCATCGACGGGCTGCGCTGCGACGCGTACTGCGCCGCCGCCCCCGGCATCTACGCCGCGGGTGATGTGGCCCGCTGGGACCATCCGGTGCACGGCCGACCGCTGCGCTTCGAGCACCGGATGAACGCCACCGAACAGGGCATGGCCGCCGCCCGCAACCTCCTGGCCGAACTGGCCGCGACGGACCCCGCCGCCACCGGGGCCGGGGACGGCGCCCCCGCCCAGGAACGCCGCCCGTTCGCCCCCGTGCCGTACTTCTGGTCCGACCAGTACGGCCTCAAGCTCCAGGCGTACGGGCTGACCGCGGGCGCCGACCGGGTCGAGACCACCGTCCTGGACCGGGCGGAGCGGCGTGCCCTCGCGCTCTATGGGCGGGACGGGCGCGCCGTGGGCGTCCTGGCGGCCGGGATCCCGCCCCGTCAGCTCCGGGCACTGCGCGCGGTCGTCGCCACCCCGCTGCCCTGGGAGGAGGCCCGCGAGCGGATCGGCGCCGCCACGGCCGCGGGCTGA